Genomic segment of Cereibacter sphaeroides 2.4.1:
GCACCGAGCTTGCCCGCGCGCTGTTCGGCATGGAGCCCGCGATGACCGGCACCCTCCGGCTCGAGGGCCGCGAGATCCATCCCCGCTCGGTGCAGGAGGCCATTGCCTTGGGCATCGCCTATGTGCCCGAGGACCGGCTGACCGAGGGGCTGTTCCTGCCGCAGTCGATCGAGCGCAACCTCGTGGTCTCGATCCTCGAGCGGCTGCGCCGCGGGCCCTTCCTCGACACGCGCGCCGTGCGCGAGAAGACGCTCGGGATGTTCCGCGACATGCAAATCGCGGCCCCCTCGCCCGAGACGGCGGTGGGCAACCTGTCGGGCGGCAATGCGCAGCGGGTGATGCTCGGCCGCTGGCTCCTGACCGGCGCGCGCGTCCTGATCCTGAACGGGCCCACGGTGGGCGTGGACGTGGGCTCGAAGGCCACGATCCACCGCATCATCCGCGACCTCGCGCAGCGCGAGGGGCTGGGCGTGCTGATGATCTCGGACGACGTGCCCGAGCTCGTCACCAACTGCAACCGCATCCACGTCATGCACCGTGGACGCTTCGTCGCCGATCTGGACGGGTCCGGGATGACCGAGGACCGGATCAACGATGCCCTCAAGACCTTGAACTGAGCGGTCCGATGAAGATCCTGCATTCCACCGAATTCGTGATCGCCCTCGTGCTTCTGGCCGCGATGGTGCTGATCGGTCTCGTGAACCCGGCCTTCTGGGGGCTGGACAACCTCTTCAGCCTGGCGAAATCGAACGTCGTCATCGGCATCATGGCCCTGGGCGTGCTGCTCGTGATGATCTCGGGCGGCATCGACGTGTCGTTTCCGGCCATCGCGGTGGCGGCGCTCTATATCGTCGTGCGCGCCATGGTCGAGCTGAACTACGACGGGGTGTTCATTCCCTTCCTCGCCGCGGCCGCGATCGGACTCGTGCTCGGAGGCTTCAACGCCTTCATCATCGAGCGCTTCCGGATGATCCCGCTGATCGTGACGCTCGGCACCGCCTCGATCGTGCGCGGACTCGTGCTGGGGCTTCTGGGCAGCTCCATCGTCAATATCAACAAGATGCCGAAGGAGCTGATCGAGTTCGGCCGCCACGACCTGATGACGGTCGAGGCCGCGAACGGGGCGACCTACGGGCTGACCTCGATGGTGCTGGTCTATCTCGGCATCGCGCTCGTCATGCATCTGGTGCTGCGGCACACGATGATCGGCCGCTCGGTCTATGCCTACGGCACGGATGCGGAATCGGCGCGCCGGGCGGGCTTCAACACCCGCCGGACGATCTGGTTCGTCTATTGCCTCGCGGGGCTGCTCGCGGGCTTTGCCGGGATGCTCCACACCTCGATGATCTGGCAGGCCAACCCGCGCGATTTCCAGGGGCTCGAGCTCGACGTGATCGCGGCCGTGGTGCTGGGCGGCGCCTCGATCTTCGGCGGCCGCGGCTCGGTCGCGGGCACGCTGATCGGGGTGTTCATGCTGGTGATGGTCAAGAACTCGCTGATCCTGCTGAAGGTGGACACGACCTGGCAGCGGGTGGTCGTGGGCCTCATCATCGTCGCCGCGACCGCCATCACCGCCTGGCGCGACCGCAAGAAGCTGGCCTGAGGGGGGAACGCCATGGCCTCGAACACCGAAACCCGCCCCCTGCTGAGCCGCCTTCTCGGGCGCGATGCGGCGGTGGCGCAGCTCATCGTCATCACGCTGCTGATCTTCGTCGCGATGACCGCGCTGAACCCCGACAAGTTCCTGCGCTACTACAATTTCGAGTCGCTCACCTATATCGCGCCCGAGCTGGGCATCCTCTCGGTCGCCATGATGATCGCGATGCTGACCGGGGGGATCGACCTCTCGATCGTGGGGGTGGCGAACCTCGCGGCCATCGTGGCGGGGGTCTATTTCCGCATCCCGGCCGTGAGCGAAGCCACAGCCGCGGGCGGCGCGGGGCTCGTCCTCCATACGGCGGCGGCGGTCCTGATCGCGCTCGTGGTGGGGCTGGCCGCGGGCGGGCTGAACGGCGTGCTGATCGCACGGCTCCGCATCATCCCGATCCTTGCCACGCTCGGCACCGGGCAGATCTTCGCGGGCCTCGCGCTCGTGCTG
This window contains:
- a CDS encoding ABC transporter permease — encoded protein: MKILHSTEFVIALVLLAAMVLIGLVNPAFWGLDNLFSLAKSNVVIGIMALGVLLVMISGGIDVSFPAIAVAALYIVVRAMVELNYDGVFIPFLAAAAIGLVLGGFNAFIIERFRMIPLIVTLGTASIVRGLVLGLLGSSIVNINKMPKELIEFGRHDLMTVEAANGATYGLTSMVLVYLGIALVMHLVLRHTMIGRSVYAYGTDAESARRAGFNTRRTIWFVYCLAGLLAGFAGMLHTSMIWQANPRDFQGLELDVIAAVVLGGASIFGGRGSVAGTLIGVFMLVMVKNSLILLKVDTTWQRVVVGLIIVAATAITAWRDRKKLA